The Clostridium sp. DL-VIII DNA window ATGTCTTCTAAACTTTTAGATAATTCCTCCAATAAATTTACTGCCTCAGGATCATAGGGACTTTTTGCGATAATTTTCACTCTTCTCTCCTCCTAAACTTTTAATTAACTTACCTCGTTCGCTATAACTATTATCATTTACAGATTCAACATTAAAACTTCCATTTTCATATATGACTTTAGATACACTTGAATTATCCATATTTCGTATATCAAAGCTCTTGTCCAAATAGTCAATAATTAATCTGATAATTCCTCCATGTGCTACTATAAGGACATTTCCTCCGCCGTCATTTGAATTCTCTATACATATTCGCTCTAAAGTTTTCATCACTCTGCTTATTGCCACCTCATAACTTTCCGCTACTTTTGTGTCATCTAGGGTAGCACAAGAATTACAATATTCCTTTTGGAAATGATATTTTTCCTCCGCCTCCTTAAAGGACGTTACATTAAGATAATTTAATATATCATTACGCATTACCTCTTCTCGTTCTCCTTCATATTTACCAAAGCATACTTCTCTTAGCCCTTCAAGTTCCCTTAGTTGTAAATCTCTGCTTGCTTTATTTTCCTTTATAACAATTCTGGCTGTTTTTACAGCTCTTCCTAAATCGCTGCTATAAACGGACTTAAACTTAACATCACTAAGTCCAAGACCAGCATTTACAGCTACATCAACACCTTCCTTGGTTAAAACTCCATCACACCAGCCTTGAGTTCTTCCAGCTTTATTTAAAATAGTTTGTCCATGTCTCATCAAATATAATATGATTCTTTCATTATTTATTCTGCTCATCTTTTTCCTCCATGCCTTAAATAGAATTTATACCAAAACAACTATTATA harbors:
- a CDS encoding histidine phosphatase family protein, which codes for MSRINNERIILYLMRHGQTILNKAGRTQGWCDGVLTKEGVDVAVNAGLGLSDVKFKSVYSSDLGRAVKTARIVIKENKASRDLQLRELEGLREVCFGKYEGEREEVMRNDILNYLNVTSFKEAEEKYHFQKEYCNSCATLDDTKVAESYEVAISRVMKTLERICIENSNDGGGNVLIVAHGGIIRLIIDYLDKSFDIRNMDNSSVSKVIYENGSFNVESVNDNSYSERGKLIKSLGGEKSENYRKKSL